From the Natrinema saccharevitans genome, the window CTCGAGTACACGGGGGAGCATCCGAATGCGAGCCCTGGCGGCGTGGCGTCGGCACTGGATCTCCCGCGCGGTCGCGTCCGGCCGTGGATCGACGACGGAGCGATTCCGCATCCGGTACGGGGCATTCAGACCGCTGAATCGCGTGGGTGGGTGCCGCTGACGGAAATCAGCGAGGTATTCGACCCGATCAACCGGCTTGTCGCATGGGTGTGTTCACGCGGGACGATCAAACCCGAGACCTATGGTCCTTATGTTCGAATCGAATCAAGCGACGATCGCGAGCGCTTCGAATCGCTCGTGACACAGCTCGGACTCGAGGCAAGAGAACACCGAACTGACGACAGTCTCCGCAGCACCGAACTGACGATTCGCGATGACGGGGCCGTGCTTGGTCGGTTGTTGACCTGCCTTGATGCACCGACTGACGATGATACGCGAGCGGTTGCCCCACAGTATCTTATTGACGTCTCTGAGGAGGCCCAACGCGAGTTTGCGCGCGTCTATCTCGAGAATCGGGCAGTCTACTGGGAGTTCAACGACCGCTGGCTGATCGACCACCAGAACCGCTCAGACCGCTACCGCCGGAGTCTGGCCACCTTCTTTCAGACGCTTGGTGCCGAAGCCGACGTTCACGAAGACGCCGTAAGTGTCGATGATTACTTTGTCTCGGAGTTGGGTATCGAACACTAATGCCGACTGATGAGGAGTATCTCGAGGATCTCCGCGACTTTGCCGCTGAGATTGGTGAGACACCGACGCGTTCGCAGATGAACGACGACGGGCCGCACTCGAGTACGCCCTACTACAACCGCTGGGGGTCGTGGAACGACGCACTCGAGGCTGCCGGCTTAGACCCAAATCACGAGTACGTCTCCGATGAGGACCTTCTTTTAGAGTTGCAACGGCTTGCCGACGAGTACGGTCAACCGGTGCTGGTTGAGGATCTTGACGAGCATGGACAGTATGATCCAGCGACATATTTTCGGCGGTTTGAGTCGTGGTTTGCTGCCCGTGAGCAAGCTGGGTTGAATCCCGAGGACATACGTCCAGGCCGGCGGGTCGACGAGGACGATTTACTCGAGGCTGTCCGCGATCTCGCGACCGACCTTGGACGGCCACCATCCCAATCGGAGATGAACGAGCGCGGCGACCGGTCGGTGACGCCGTACCTGCGGCGCTGGGGGACGTGGGACCAAGCGCTCGAGGCCGCGGGGCTTGGAACGCGCGAGTGAACCGTGCGAGTGTAGTGCGCCCGAGGGGGGTAGGCCCCACTATCGATCTGTTCTGTGGCTCGCTCATGCGGTCAGTCGACGGCACTCGAGATGTCGAGGTTCGGACCATAAAATTATATATGAAATATGGTAGGTAACTCGAGTATAGTATTACCGGTGGGTGGTTTCTACACAGTCAGAGAGATGTAACTATCTCCTAAATTATAAGTGGGTGGCTAGCTAGTACGCTAGTGTCCGAGGTGACGCCAGCGCGAAAATCTGGCCGGCTGTTAGAGCAGCCGACCTCGGCTTCGGAGGTATCAGAAGCCATGAGTCAATCTGAGACGCGACCTGATAAGCGTACCGACGACAAACCGACCGAACCTGATCGATTCTACGCGCCCGTGCCCGCCGACTGGATCCGCATGGGACGGGACCAGCACGTGCTCGAGGGCTACGACCGCTTCGTCGCCACGAAACTCTGCTACGAGCGCCGACTCGAGCGCAACCCGTCGGCGATCGGCGGCTACACCGAGCGCAACCGACTGCACGTCCTCTACCGCGACCCCAGCACCGACGAGGCCGCCGAACGGATGTACGACGCCGCCGTGGTCGAGACCGACGCCGACGCACTCGAGGTCAACACCTCCGCAATCGACGGCGACGTGGGCCCGAACGACTGGGGCCGGATCAACTACGACGCCGTCACGCCGACCGACGGCGTCGCCGTGGTTCCGAAGTGTGTCTTCGACGGCGAGCCGCTGAATTTCAAAGCGTCCGTGGCTGTCCGTTCGGACGAACCCCGCATCGGAGACGATCGGTAGGAGGGTTCGATCGATGTTCGATATTTCTTCGCGACCGACCGACGAGCGACAGGACCGGCTCCCGGCGAAAGAGGCCCGATCGATCCGACAGCACTACGATGCTGAGCGCCAGAAGCGACTCCTCGCGGAAGCGCGGGCCGTTGCTGGCCCGGAGGCCGATCGATGACCGAGACGCTCGAGTGCCGCGAGCGGGCGATGCTCCGCGGGATCCCGGTCGGCGTCGGGCAGACGGCGCTGTGTGACGGCTGCGGTCGGACATTGCGGCCGAACGACCGCGTCGAAATCCTCGTCGATGTCGAGGGCACGGTGATCGACTTCGCGACGACGCGCGGGCCCTGTTGCGCTCGCGGCGAGCTGCCGTCCGAGACGACGCGGGACTGCTGGCTCGTGAGCGGCCGACTCGCTACGTCACACGACCACAAGATGCGGTCGGAACTTGTCCTCTCGGGCGCGTCGGTGATCGGCCGGACCGACTAACCGCTCTTACTGATTTTCGGTAATCTCGTCCGTAACCGTTGCATCTGGACCGACCACAACGTCGTACTCGGTCGCGTTCGCGTCGCCATCGATGAGCGAATTCCCTTTGAGGTCGATCCCGTCCCCAGGATCTTCGCCGGGGGCCGGAACGACCGTCACGTCGCCGATTACTTCGCTGCCGTCTTTCAGATTCACCGTCTCGCCCGCGGAGTGGATCTTACCCTCAACCCGCGTATCGGATTTGAGTTGCAGTGTATCACCGGACCCGCCCTCCGCGACAGTCATATCGCCATTGATCTCCGACCCGCCGTCAATACTCGGGACATTTTCCGTCTCGAGTTGGCCGGTCAATTCGCCGCCGTCGATATTGAGCGAGCCACCTTCGTTGAGCTTCACCGTTCCATCAAGATGCCCACTATCGTCGATTATCACGTCAACATCTGTTCGACCACCGTCTTCACCGACGATATCACACTTGAGATTGCCAGTGACCTCAATCTCACCGTCCGCAAGACGCCCTTCGAATTTCTCAGAACACCGTTCATATGTGGGTGAGACGCCACGCAGTTTATAGCTATCCAGTAGCACGCTGTCTCCGACGATTTGTATCACGTCACCGGCTGCGAGCGAACAGCTACCGTCACCGACGGCTGTCACGGCACCCTTCTCAAGTGACCCGCTCCCGCCCCATGACCCACAACCACTACCACCTTTGACCTGAATTCTAGTGTCGCCGGCAGCGAGCGATTGCACGCTCTCCACGCCGATGAGAACCTCTCCGCTCGCCTTCTCTTGGTAGACGAACTCCGCGCGTGGTTGGTGGTCGTACAACCCGCCAGAGAGAAGCGCCGCCGCGAGGACAGCCATGGACATTGTGATAATCCCGACCATGAGGACCATCCCGAGGACGGTCGAGACGGCACGATTGGAGTGATTTAACCGACGAATACTCATTAATCGATATTTCAATTACGATGACTAATACGTTATGCACAGCACTGGAGGACAACAAGCCCATGGTAGAGATTCCATCCGGTCAGGACGACTCCAAGTAGTGCTACCACAATTGGCACTGTAATCCGGGCCCATGCGGGTGAGAGGCGATATACGAGATAGAAGGGACCGAATAGGAGGAGTTTCCACCCGACGATCGCCCACAGCCCATAACTTCCAATTAGCGTTTCAACCAGTGGATTTGCTTCGGTCGCCGGCGTTGTACTGAGAAAGTACACTGTGGTCGCGGTGTCGCCGATCACATAGGAGATCACAGCACAGATCCAGGCTATAGTGTTGATACTCGGTCTTGTCAGGGCTGGCAACCGGGTCAATAGACCACTCCCACCCATATGACGCATATTCGTCAGGATTGAAATAAATCTACGCGAAATCCTATGGTTGACCGAACCCTTTTGGTAGCCCCGCAGCGTAGCCACTCATTGAACCCCGAACCCGGCCAAGGTCCTCGGGGGCTCCCTATTTCGATTCGTTTTCGCCGGCGTCGCGATCGTTGAACTCGAATGCTGCTGTCTCGACAGTGTCGACGAACCAGACCGCACGGC encodes:
- a CDS encoding DUF5658 family protein; the protein is MGGSGLLTRLPALTRPSINTIAWICAVISYVIGDTATTVYFLSTTPATEANPLVETLIGSYGLWAIVGWKLLLFGPFYLVYRLSPAWARITVPIVVALLGVVLTGWNLYHGLVVLQCCA
- a CDS encoding homing endonuclease associated repeat-containing protein, with the protein product MPTDEEYLEDLRDFAAEIGETPTRSQMNDDGPHSSTPYYNRWGSWNDALEAAGLDPNHEYVSDEDLLLELQRLADEYGQPVLVEDLDEHGQYDPATYFRRFESWFAAREQAGLNPEDIRPGRRVDEDDLLEAVRDLATDLGRPPSQSEMNERGDRSVTPYLRRWGTWDQALEAAGLGTRE
- a CDS encoding type IV pilin, with amino-acid sequence MSIRRLNHSNRAVSTVLGMVLMVGIITMSMAVLAAALLSGGLYDHQPRAEFVYQEKASGEVLIGVESVQSLAAGDTRIQVKGGSGCGSWGGSGSLEKGAVTAVGDGSCSLAAGDVIQIVGDSVLLDSYKLRGVSPTYERCSEKFEGRLADGEIEVTGNLKCDIVGEDGGRTDVDVIIDDSGHLDGTVKLNEGGSLNIDGGELTGQLETENVPSIDGGSEINGDMTVAEGGSGDTLQLKSDTRVEGKIHSAGETVNLKDGSEVIGDVTVVPAPGEDPGDGIDLKGNSLIDGDANATEYDVVVGPDATVTDEITENQ